One genomic segment of Gemmatimonadaceae bacterium includes these proteins:
- a CDS encoding YebC/PmpR family DNA-binding transcriptional regulator, translating to MAGHSKWKQIKHYKAATDAKRGAHFTKLIREITMAAKLGGGDPAGNPRLRTAIDIAKAASMPKENIERAVKKGTGDLEGVEYSEITYEGYGPGGVAILIFSLTDNPNRTVAEVRHKLSRAGGNLGAANSVSWMFERKGLLYIDAAKHGEDAALEAALDCGAEDFRAEGDQFEVTTDPNNLHSVKSALAQRGYEVTDAEVASVPKNLVKVEGKAAESLVKLLEELEDLDDVQKVAANCDVEMEEPQ from the coding sequence CCGATGCTAAGCGCGGCGCTCATTTCACAAAACTGATCCGCGAAATCACGATGGCGGCGAAGCTGGGTGGGGGCGATCCAGCGGGCAATCCGCGCCTCCGGACTGCCATCGATATCGCGAAAGCCGCGTCGATGCCCAAGGAAAACATCGAGCGGGCGGTCAAGAAGGGGACGGGCGATCTCGAGGGCGTGGAATACAGCGAAATCACCTACGAAGGCTACGGCCCCGGCGGCGTGGCGATCCTCATTTTTTCACTTACCGATAATCCCAACCGTACTGTTGCGGAAGTGCGACACAAGCTGTCGCGAGCCGGCGGTAACCTCGGCGCAGCGAATTCGGTTTCGTGGATGTTCGAACGGAAGGGTTTGTTGTACATCGATGCCGCGAAGCACGGCGAGGATGCCGCGCTCGAGGCAGCACTCGACTGCGGTGCCGAAGACTTCAGGGCTGAGGGCGACCAGTTCGAGGTAACGACTGACCCCAACAATCTTCACTCGGTGAAGAGCGCGCTCGCACAGCGGGGTTACGAGGTCACGGATGCAGAGGTTGCATCGGTGCCGAAGAATCTCGTGAAGGTGGAGGGAAAGGCCGCAGAGTCCCTCGTAAAGCTGCTTGAAGAGCTCGAAGATCTGGACGACGTGCAGAAAGTGGCCGCCAACTGCGACGTGGAGATGGAAGAGCCGCAGTGA